One window of the Conexibacter sp. SYSU D00693 genome contains the following:
- a CDS encoding DUF2867 domain-containing protein produces the protein MTLPRSAHTSRPWLIHELAPDFRLEDVWALPARGGPDDFPRLVRAFAALDPARGSSRLSRLLFAIRLRAGELLGWDGEDGGLGQRVPSLRDRLPEVLRHDPAHLPDVSPFSPVYLLDDELAVELANRTVHGVLHVGWVPDGEGGWRGQMAVLVKRNGLLGHAYMAAIAPFRHLVVYPPLLRDVGRAWDEEGEERRPAVA, from the coding sequence ATGACGCTGCCCAGGAGCGCGCACACGTCGCGGCCGTGGCTGATCCACGAGCTGGCGCCCGACTTCCGCCTGGAGGACGTCTGGGCGCTGCCCGCCCGCGGCGGTCCGGACGACTTCCCCCGCCTGGTCCGGGCGTTCGCGGCACTCGACCCGGCCCGTGGGTCGTCCCGGCTCTCGCGGCTGCTCTTCGCGATCCGCCTGCGGGCCGGCGAGCTCCTGGGCTGGGACGGCGAGGACGGCGGGCTCGGGCAGCGTGTGCCGAGCCTGCGCGACCGCCTGCCCGAGGTCCTGCGCCACGACCCGGCCCACCTCCCCGACGTGTCGCCCTTCTCGCCGGTCTACCTCCTGGACGACGAGCTCGCGGTCGAGCTCGCCAACCGCACGGTCCACGGGGTCCTCCACGTCGGCTGGGTGCCGGACGGCGAGGGCGGCTGGCGCGGGCAGATGGCGGTCCTCGTCAAGCGCAACGGGCTGCTCGGCCACGCCTACATGGCGGCGATCGCGCCGTTCCGCCACCTCGTGGTCTACCCGCCGCTGCTGCGCGACGTGGGGCGGGCGTGGGACGAGGAGGGCGAGGAGCGCCGTCCCGCGGTCGCGTAG
- a CDS encoding ABC transporter permease: MTLDRRGLAGTAGLALATGLLLALLALPVVALLVEAPLGDVPSLLGDEHVRKALRVTAITNGLANVLVLALGTPAAWMLATRRFRGRALLVTLVELPLVLPPAVAGVALLSALGAGGLLGDELQDAGVVLPFSQWAVVVAVAFVASPFYVRQAIAAFEAVDPTLRDLARTLGASRARTFARVVVPLALPGLVAGWVLAFARGMGEFGATIIFAGNVAGETQTLTLAVYDQLEADFDLALAIGVLLVVVSAGVLLSYKLLLAWRTSSSSTTSSSRVAPSPSA; this comes from the coding sequence ATGACCCTGGACCGGCGCGGCCTGGCCGGGACCGCCGGGCTCGCCCTGGCCACCGGCCTGCTGCTCGCGCTCCTCGCGCTGCCCGTCGTCGCGCTGCTGGTCGAGGCGCCGCTGGGGGACGTGCCGTCGCTGCTCGGCGACGAGCACGTGCGCAAGGCGCTGCGCGTGACCGCGATCACCAACGGCCTGGCCAACGTCCTCGTCCTCGCGCTCGGGACGCCCGCGGCATGGATGCTGGCGACGAGGCGCTTCCGCGGCCGCGCCCTCCTGGTGACGCTCGTCGAGCTCCCGCTCGTCCTGCCGCCGGCCGTCGCGGGCGTGGCGCTGCTCAGCGCGTTGGGCGCCGGCGGTCTGCTCGGCGACGAGCTGCAGGACGCGGGGGTCGTGCTGCCCTTCTCGCAGTGGGCGGTCGTCGTCGCCGTCGCGTTCGTCGCGTCGCCGTTCTACGTCCGCCAGGCGATCGCCGCGTTCGAGGCCGTCGACCCGACGCTGCGCGACCTCGCCCGGACGCTGGGCGCCTCGCGCGCGCGGACCTTCGCCCGCGTCGTGGTGCCGCTCGCGCTGCCCGGCCTCGTCGCCGGGTGGGTGCTCGCGTTCGCGCGCGGCATGGGCGAGTTCGGCGCGACGATCATCTTCGCCGGCAACGTCGCCGGCGAGACCCAGACGCTGACCCTGGCGGTCTACGACCAGCTCGAGGCGGACTTCGACCTCGCGCTGGCCATCGGCGTCCTGCTCGTCGTCGTCAGCGCCGGCGTCCTGCTCTCCTACAAGCTGCTCCTCGCATGGCGGACCTCCTCGAGCTCGACGACGTCGTCGTCCCGCGTCGCGCCTTCGCCGTCGGCCTGA
- a CDS encoding ABC transporter ATP-binding protein — protein sequence MADLLELDDVVVPRRAFAVGLSLAAGAEVVAVVGPSGSGKTTVLRAVAGLERPARGRIASAGETWFDAGARIDLAPERRAVGWVPQEHALFPHLTVARNVAFAGDPGDLLERLGVGHLAGERPGRLSGGERQRVALARALARRPRVLLLDEPLAALDAHTRIGVRGELAEHLAEAGLPTLLVTHDFRDAAALAGRVCVLRDGAVVQTGTPDALLAAPATPFVAAFTGAQLLRGRGTGATVQLDAGPVVPVPGSGRVVVAVHAHELRVVPAAPQDGAPAIAGTVSAVAPEGDRHRVRVAGVEGLSEAPLRPGDAAWAVLPGAPRVLAEDPGPHRPPS from the coding sequence ATGGCGGACCTCCTCGAGCTCGACGACGTCGTCGTCCCGCGTCGCGCCTTCGCCGTCGGCCTGAGCCTCGCCGCGGGCGCGGAGGTCGTCGCGGTCGTCGGTCCGTCGGGCAGCGGGAAGACCACGGTCCTGCGGGCCGTCGCCGGGCTCGAGCGGCCGGCGCGCGGCCGGATCGCGAGCGCGGGGGAGACGTGGTTCGACGCGGGCGCCCGCATCGACCTGGCGCCCGAGCGGCGCGCCGTGGGTTGGGTGCCCCAGGAGCACGCGCTCTTCCCGCACCTCACCGTGGCGCGCAACGTCGCCTTCGCGGGCGATCCCGGCGACCTGCTCGAGCGCCTGGGCGTCGGCCACCTCGCCGGCGAGCGCCCGGGGCGCCTGAGCGGGGGCGAGCGCCAGCGCGTGGCGCTGGCCCGTGCCCTGGCGCGCCGCCCGCGCGTCCTGCTGCTCGACGAGCCGCTGGCGGCGCTCGACGCGCACACCCGCATCGGCGTCCGCGGAGAGCTGGCCGAGCACCTCGCCGAGGCCGGGCTCCCGACGCTCCTCGTCACCCACGACTTCCGCGACGCCGCTGCGCTCGCGGGCCGGGTGTGCGTGCTGCGCGACGGCGCCGTCGTCCAGACCGGCACGCCCGACGCGCTGCTCGCCGCGCCCGCCACGCCCTTCGTCGCGGCGTTCACGGGGGCCCAGCTCCTCCGGGGTCGGGGGACCGGCGCCACGGTCCAGCTCGACGCGGGACCGGTCGTGCCGGTGCCCGGCAGCGGCCGCGTCGTCGTGGCCGTCCACGCCCACGAGCTGCGCGTCGTGCCGGCGGCGCCGCAGGACGGCGCGCCGGCGATCGCCGGGACGGTCAGCGCCGTCGCGCCCGAGGGCGACCGCCACCGCGTCCGGGTGGCCGGGGTGGAGGGGCTGAGCGAGGCGCCGCTGCGCCCCGGGGACGCCGCGTGGGCCGTCCTGCCTGGCGCGCCGCGTGTCCTGGCCGAGGACCCAGGCCCTCACCGGCCGCCGTCCTAG
- the modA gene encoding molybdate ABC transporter substrate-binding protein → MPVRRTALLTLLLALGLAAPAHALTVYAAASLREALPAFDDGPRYSFAGSNTLQRQVERGAPADVLLAASPREPLALYRAGRCTRPLTFATNRLVLLVPQGDPAKVRSVFGLRSGRRRLAVGSRGVPIGDYTRQVLQRLRLSSVLRTNTVSQEAAVSGVVAKVALRSADAGFVYATDARAAAGRTDAIALPRRAQPTVRYQGCIVRRRGGDGEGAKAYVRALLGARGRAVLQRFGFGLPPR, encoded by the coding sequence GTGCCCGTCCGCCGCACGGCGCTCCTGACCCTCCTGCTCGCGCTCGGCCTCGCGGCGCCCGCGCACGCGCTGACCGTCTACGCCGCCGCCTCCCTGCGCGAGGCGCTGCCGGCGTTCGACGACGGTCCCCGCTACAGCTTCGCCGGCTCCAACACGCTCCAGCGCCAGGTCGAGCGGGGCGCGCCGGCCGACGTCCTCCTCGCCGCCAGCCCGAGGGAGCCGCTCGCCCTCTACCGCGCGGGCCGCTGCACCCGGCCGCTGACCTTCGCGACCAACCGCCTCGTGCTCCTCGTGCCGCAGGGAGACCCGGCGAAGGTGCGGTCGGTCTTCGGGCTGCGCAGCGGACGGCGTCGCCTGGCGGTCGGCAGCCGCGGCGTCCCGATCGGCGACTACACGCGGCAGGTGCTCCAGCGCCTGCGCCTCAGCTCGGTCCTGCGGACCAACACCGTCTCCCAGGAGGCGGCGGTGAGCGGGGTCGTCGCGAAGGTCGCGCTGCGCAGCGCGGACGCGGGCTTCGTCTACGCGACCGACGCCCGCGCCGCGGCGGGGCGGACCGACGCCATCGCGCTGCCGCGCCGGGCGCAGCCGACCGTCCGCTACCAGGGCTGCATCGTCCGGCGTCGCGGCGGCGACGGCGAGGGCGCGAAGGCCTATGTGCGCGCACTGCTCGGCGCCCGCGGGCGGGCGGTCCTCCAGCGCTTCGGCTTCGGCCTGCCGCCGCGATGA
- a CDS encoding molybdopterin-binding protein, which produces MSENGIRIGAVAQALGVSVDTLRRWERDGKVAFERVGGERVMAPEELARLLRERTPTDGRSSARNRFTGVVVDIKRDGVMAQVDLACGPYRVVSLMSREAADDLGLEPGSVATAVVKATTVVVERA; this is translated from the coding sequence GTGAGCGAGAACGGCATCCGGATCGGCGCGGTGGCGCAGGCCCTCGGCGTCAGCGTCGACACGCTGCGCCGCTGGGAGCGCGACGGCAAGGTGGCCTTCGAGCGCGTCGGGGGCGAGCGGGTGATGGCGCCCGAGGAGCTCGCGCGGCTGCTGCGCGAGCGGACGCCGACCGACGGCCGGTCCAGCGCGCGCAACCGGTTCACGGGCGTCGTCGTCGACATCAAGCGCGACGGCGTCATGGCGCAGGTCGACCTCGCCTGCGGGCCGTACCGCGTGGTCTCGCTCATGTCGCGCGAGGCGGCGGACGACCTCGGCCTCGAGCCCGGCTCCGTCGCGACCGCGGTCGTCAAGGCGACGACCGTCGTCGTCGAGCGCGCCTAG